Genomic DNA from Turicibacter faecis:
TTTGTTACAACCAATACCTTACGACCTACTAATTGTTCCGGTTTATAGTGTTCAGCAATTCCCGAAACGATTTGACGAACCTCTGTTCCTAAATCGATTTGTGAAACTAATAGACGATCAGCTTTAGGATGTTGTTTACATTCTTTAATTTGTCCGATTTTAATCTCAACTTTTGTAAAATCTTCAATACCAATTAGCGCCTTTTCTTCTTTAGGTTGTTCATTTTTTGTCTCTGCTGCTTTTTCAGTATTCGTCGCAACTGATTTTGACATCTGTTCTTTAATATATTCCACTTCTACTTCTACCTCCAAACGTGGGAAAATCGGTGTCCCTTTAGAAACAACTTTTGTTCCCTCTGACAATTTATTAAACTGCTTTAAACTATTCCAATTCATAACGTCTTGTTGATGAATTCCTAATTGTGCAAAAATTTGTGGAGTTGTACGCGGCATAAATGGTTCAATCATAATAGCAATCTGGCGTAAACTTTCCACTAAATGAAGCATCACAGAAGCTAATTTATCAGTATTAGCCTCTTCCTTTGCTAATACCCACGGGGCAGTTTCATCTATATATTTATTTGTACGTGCTACTAATGACCAGATATCAGATAATACCGCACTAAATTGCATTTCCTCAAAATTTTCTTCTACCTTTGTTACTGTAGTATTAACGAACTCTTCCAATGTCTGATCAAACTCAGCAACTTGTCCCTTGTACGTTGGAATAACCCCGTCAAAATACTTGTTTATCATCGAAACAGTACGATTTAATAAATTTCCTAAGTCGTTCGCTAAGTCAAAGTTAACACGCTCAACAAAAGATTCTGGTGAAAATACACCATCCTGACCAAATGGTAGTTCACGTAATAAGAAATAACGCACAGCATCTAAACCGTATCGTTCAATTAACATTTCTGGATAAACGACATTACCCTTTGATTTAGACATTTTTCCGTCTTTCATCATAATAAATCCATGAGCAAAGATTTTTTTCGGTAATGGCAGTCCTAACGCCATTAAAAAGATAGGCCAATAAATTGTATGGAAGCGAACAATATCTTTACCTACTACGTGAACATCGGCTGGCCAATATTTATTAAATAATTCTTCATTATCCGAACCATAACCCAGAGAAGTAATATAGTTTGATAGGGCATCCACCCAAACATATATTACATGCTTTGGATCGCCTGGAACTTTTACCCCCCAATCAAATGTAGTACGTGATACCGATAAATCTTGTAATCCCGGTTTAATAAAGTTATTAACCATTTCATTTTTACGCGATTCTGGTAAGATAAAGTCTGGATTTTCATTGTAATATTCCATTAAACGAGGAGCATATTTTTGCATATTAAAGAAATATGATTCCTCCTTAACAACTTTCACCTCACGTCCACAGTCTGGACACTTTCCATCTACAAGTTGTGTCGGTGTAAAGTAGGCCTCACATGGTGTACAATAAAGTCCCTCATAGTTTCCTTTATAGATATCACCATTTTCCATGAATATCGAAAAGATTTTCTCTACAATTTCTTCATGACGCTTTTCTGTCGTACGGATAAAATCATCATTTGTAATATCCATCATTTCCCATAATTTTTTAGCGGCATCAGCAATTTCATCTACATAAAGTTGTGGATCTTTCCCCGCTTCCATTGCTTTTTCTTGTATTTTTTGTCCGTGTTCATCCATTCCCGTTAAGAAACGCACGTCAAATCCACGGGCACGTTTATAGCGAGCCATTGCGTCAGAAGCCACAGTTGTATAGGCTGTCCCGATATGAAATCTCCCGCTTGGATAATAAATTGGTGTTGTAATATAAAATGTCGGCTTACTCACTAACTTCACCTCTTTAAATTTTTAATGCCTATATTATAGCATACTTCAAACATATTTAGACATTAAAGTGAAGGATAAGTAATATTCCCTATGAGATTAATTTTATATGCGTAAAAATAAATCCCCAATATTCGAGAAATCACTAGCATTTTTTGTAAATTTTCCATGAATTCCTCCTATACATTAACATATTATTTTAAGTATACATACGAAAAAATAGTTTTACTACACTTCGACATAAGTTATTTGGTACACTTTTTCTTGTTAGGGAGGAATTAATATGAAAAATGTAAAAGGACAACTTACCCAAAGAGATATTACCCTCATTGAATATTGTCTTGCACATTTGCCCATCAGCAGTGAGATTGCCGCTGCCCTTTTTTACCCCAATAAATATATTGCTCAGCGCCGACTAAATACAATTCACAACCTCAAACAACTTAAACGTACCGAAAGACTCGTCGTCAACCAGCCCTATATTTATTATTTTCATAAGAAGGATTTAAAAAACTATCCCTTCAGCCAACTTCTTTATGATATTCATTGTGAGGGTTATGAAATTGAAAATTATCACTTTGAAGATAATTTATTAACCGCTCATATCCATAAAGAAAATGCATCTTATAAAATTAATGCCACTCTGAATAATTTGCCACAAATCTATAAACGTTTATCACTAAAGTAAGATAACTATATGAAAAAAGAAAGATATCTAGATACACTCAAAATATCCCCCTCTTTCATTAACTTATCCAAAAATAAAATAATTGGAATATGATCATTCATATAAAAACTGATATAGTTGTCTTTCTTTTAAACTCAAGCTCACTATTACATAAAAAAAACTGACTTGTATGGATTCGTCATTCAAACAATCTAACAAGTCAGTTTTTTTATGGATAAATGAAATCCTTAATAACCCCTTCTAATCTACCTATTTCCCGTTTTTCATAAATTATCCCCCACTAAAATATACAATGATCAATGCTTTTATATTTCATGTAATGCCACTCTCGGATTAAACCGCCACAATATCCATCCTGAGTTTCAATCATAAAAGACAAAATTTTAAGACCATAAAAAAACTTTCTTCTATACTTCATTGTCTTTTGGTTGTGTATAGGGAACAGCTAATTTTTCGATAGATTCTATTCAAATCTCATTTTTTTTACGGCTATAATTTTACCATCCTTCTTATAAACTCGAGGAACGCGATCACTAATTAAACATAAGATTTCATAACTAATCGTTCCAATTTCTCGTGCGACACGCTCTACAGGCATTCCTTCACCAATTAGGGTGACAACTGTTCCCATTGGAATAGGATTCGGCAAACGAATCATCATCTGGTCCATACACACCCGACCAACTATTTCGCACTCAACTCCATTAACAATCACATTTCTTCCCTGATGTAGTCTAATCCATCCATCGGCATATCCAATAGGAACTACACCAATCCATTCGTCCTCAGAAGCCTCATAGGTCGCACCATAGCCTACCTTATCTCCCTTTTTAATTTTTTTTACTTGTACAACATTAGAAAATAATTTTAAGGCAGGTTTTAGGTCAAATGAAATTGGAATGAAGTCTTCATCCGGATTAATACCATAAAGCCCTAGACCCAAACGAATTCCGTGATCAAATTGAAATTCTTTTTGTAATAGTGTTGCAGTATTTTCTAAATGAACGTATTTGACACCCGTTAAATCTAATTCCTTGATGAGATGCCTAAACTGACGGATTTGGTAATCTAAATACTCGCTATCACAATCCGCTGTCGCCATATGCGTAAATATACCTTCAATCTCAACCATTGAAGCTCGACAAAGGTCCTCATAACATTCTTTAACTTGATCACTATCCATCAACCCTAGCCGATGCATCCCACTATCAACTTTTAAATGAACCTTAATCTTTTCCTTTAATGGCAATTGTACTAATTGGTTAATCCACATTTTATCATGAGCGGTCAATGAGATATTATGGCGGGCTGCCAATGGAACATCTTTTAGGCGAGTCATTCCCAGGACTAAGATTGGGACTTCAATTCCTGATTGACGTAGACGTAATGCCTCATCTAATCCACTAACTGCTAGACAATTTGCTCCTGCCTCTATTGCTACTTTAGACACTTCTACATCCCCGTGACCATATCCGTTTGCCTTTACAACAACAAAAAGTGATTTTGTCGGATGTATTCTTTTAATTTGTTTTACATTATAAGCGATAGCGTCTAAATCGATCTCCGCCCATGTATCACGATAAAACTCTTGCATACGCTTCACCTCTCCCCTAATCACTGTACTAATTTATATGAAATGTACGATAAACTTCATTTTTTGCTAGTTTACGTTCTTTAGCAACACGTTTAATACTTTCATTAGGACTATGGCCCTGTTCAATGTAGTAATTTACGTGCTCAATGATATCTAAATCTTGCCACCAGACAACCTCTTCTTTCTTCTCGGTCGTTCCTTCAACAATAACAACCATCTCGCCACGTAATTCATCCGCCACCTCAAGAATTTCTTGTATAGTTCCACGAATAAACTCCTCATACTGCTTAGTTAACTCTCGGGCAATCACAACACGTCGATTTCCAAGAATCTCTAACATAACTTGAAGAGTTTCCTTAATACGATGTGGCGATTCGTAATAGATTGTTGTAAAAGGTTGATATTTTAAATCCTCTAATTCCTTTTTCTTCTTTGATTTAACGCGGTTTAAAAACCCATAAAAAAGAAAGGGTTGGGGAACGAGACCCGAAGCAATTAGTGCGGACAAGGCTGCATTTGCACCAGGAATAGGAACAACAGCGTAACCTGCCTTAATCGCGTCTGCAACAATTTCATAACCTGGATCCGAAATACATGGCAATCCCGCATCACTCACCAGGGCTATATTTTTCCCCTCTTCGAGTAATGCGATTATTTGGTTGCCTTTCGAATCCTTATTATGTTCATGATAACTAGTTAAAGGAGTCTCAATTTCAAAAGCATGACATAATTTTTTAGTATGTCTCGTATCTTCTGCCGCAATTAAATCTACAGATTTTAATGTTTCAATACAACGAGGGGTCATATCTCCTAAGTTTCCAATAGGGGTCGCTACTAAGTATAAACTCGCACCCTCTTGTTTAAAGCTTTTTTGAATCTCCATATAAGTCACTCCATCTATTAATTAATACTTTCTATTATACTAAATTTTACTCCTTTTTGGATAATCAGTCACGAGTAATTTATTAAATTCAAAGTGTGTTATCACATATTGCATCACTGATAAAGCAAGTACCACCATATCTTCGAAATCTTGCGATACACTCCTTATTAACGGAACCTCATTCATACCACGAGTTAACTCAGAAACATAGTACTGAATCTCTTGAACATCCTTGAAAGGAATAGCTTTTACGGGATCCATTTTTTGAAATTTAATTTTGGCATATCGGTGTAATTTAACTTCGTATTTTATATGTTTTGCTAATGAATGATGTTCATATAAATAGTCGTTTGCATGGTAAACACACGCGTAATCACAGAAAAAGTGAATAATGACCCCCAAATGTTCAGAAAAATGTTTCACACTAACCGGATGTGTCAGTAAATGATTGAGCATGGAAAAAATAATTTCCCTATTATCCCGATAATAATGGCTCATCCTTAAGTATTTCTGACTAATATCAGGTTTAATATTTCCATACATGAACCATTCTTTATGAATATGATTTTGATTAGTAGGAGATAACTGATTATACAGAAATTCTCCAATTAATCGATGGGTATTTGCTATCATTTAAACCTCATCCTTTCTACATAACTGCGGAAAACAACTGCGCTAAAGATTGTAACGTCCGATCTTTAATCGATCTATTTTTCCAATCCTGATAAATTATTTCAGTTGATCGAGAAAAGTCAATATTAAAATCATTCAATAGAGATTGAATAGATTGCGTTTCATATAGCATCACATTCACCTCGAAATTTAAATAAAAACTTCTAATATCTAAATTAGCCGTTCCAACCGTTGCTATTTTCCCATCTACAATGACGACTTTAGCATGACAAAATACACCATCATAAGTATAAATACGAACCCCTACAGCTAACAATGCTTCAAAGTAAGATTGTGTAGCATAATAGACAAATTTCTTATCCGGTCTTCCAGGAACAATAATTCTGACATCAATCCCCGATAAGGCAGCATTTTTTAAAGCCATAATGACATCAAAGTCAGGAATTAAATAGGGAGTAATCATATAGATACTTTGATTAGCATCCATAATCATCCGAAAAATAGTTTGCTTTATGGGTGCGATGGCTGATGTTGGACCAGAATCCACGACCTGGACGCCGCCATCCTCCTCACATTTAGTAAAATAAAAATAACGTTCATCTTCTAGGCGTTCCCCTGTTGCAAAGAACCAATCACCTGCAAATAAAACAGAAAAATCATGCACTGCTTCTCCCTCTATTAAAATGGATGTATCTCTCCAAAATCCAAACTTAACCGAACGGTGGATATATTCATCCCCAATGTTAATTCCGCCAGTAATTGCCACCTTTCCATCAACTACTAATATTTTTCGATGATTCCGGTGATTTATTTTATTCGATAAAATTGGGATCCACACAGGATCAAATTCTGCAAATTTAATTCCAGACCGTCTCATTAACGAGATGGTTGACTGCGACATTCTCTTTGAAGAACCCATAGCATCAATTAAAACTCTCACCTCTACCCCGGCCTGAGCTCTATCAATTAGTGCATTAACAACACGCATTCCCATCTCATCGCTATGAAAAATATAATATTCTAAGAAAATAAACTGTTGGGCATTTTTAATCGCCTCTAATAAAACGGGAAATTTTTGCTCTCCATTTGTAAGAATACGTGTTTTAGAACGAAAGGAAATATCATTTATAGCAGTCATTTTATTTAGTTTAACAAGTCTGCAAGCTTCATCGCTCAACACCGTTTTAACTTGTGAATGGTCAAAATCACAAACCGGACTAAGGTAGTCATCCCCCAATTGTTTCATTCGTCGATGGTACCTATAAGTCTCTCTAAATCCATTTCCGACCATTATATATAGAATTAAACCTAACACGGGAAATAACGCGATTACAAATAACCACGGAAGTTTGTTTTTTGAATCAGAATAAATAAAGATAATTAACCAGACTAATATAGAGAGTACAGAAAGCCCTATATAAACCAGGCTCCCCGTCGCAATCGCAACGCTATCCACAACGGATGAATAGTAAAAGCTTAAACAGTAAACGAGAAATGTTATTATGGCTAAAGTTATTAATGCAATTGATCGTTTCACATTCTATCACCTACTGATAGTTTATCCATCTATTAAGAGTTTATAACTAATTTTTTACCATAAAAAAGAAGCGCCCTTTATTGAGACGCCTCTTCTTTCTTACCCAACATAAATAAATCTAAAATTTCTTGACTGTAATTAACACTTGTTTCATTTTCATAAACGAATAAAGGATTTTCAATTCGAAGGTTTCCGGCCTTTCCCCCTTTAATTCCCTCGATTAAAAGTACGTTTGCTTCCCGATGAATACGCGGATATACTAATCTCATTCGTTTGGGTTCAATTTTATATTTTCTAAATGTTTCTATAATATCAATCAATCTATCTGGGCGATGAACCATTGCAAATCTCCCCCCTTGTTTAAGCAACAATGAGGCCTCCTTCACTACATCATCGAGTGTGGCTAATACCTCATGACGGGCAATAGTTAAGTAATCATTTTTATTCAAATTACTATCGGGATTGACCTTAAAATAAGGAGGATTACACGTTACAACATCATAAGAAAATCTTCCGATTTTCTCATTAATCCCTTTTAAATCACCTTTTATAATTTCAATTTGATTCTCTAAACCGTTAACGGCCACATTACGACTAGCTAAATCGTGGGAAACATCCTGAATTTCAACCCCTATAATTTTAATGTTTGAATTACGAAGGGATAAAAATAAAGGAATCGGGGCATTACCTGTGCACAAATCAACAACCTTATGAGCATTTTTATTTAATGTGGCATAATTTCCTAAAAGGGTCGAATCTAATGAAAAATTAAACATTTCAGGATGTTGGATAATCTTTAAACCATCGTACCCTAATAAATCATTTAAAACTTCATTTTCTTTTAACAAGTACTCTTTACCTGACATCTTAAATACCCTCCAACATATTTATTATACTTATAAAGGGAAATTCTCTATTCTATAGAAGAATTTCCCCCTCGATAAGCCCTTCATCTAAATCTTTTTCTTA
This window encodes:
- the metG gene encoding methionine--tRNA ligase — translated: MSKPTFYITTPIYYPSGRFHIGTAYTTVASDAMARYKRARGFDVRFLTGMDEHGQKIQEKAMEAGKDPQLYVDEIADAAKKLWEMMDITNDDFIRTTEKRHEEIVEKIFSIFMENGDIYKGNYEGLYCTPCEAYFTPTQLVDGKCPDCGREVKVVKEESYFFNMQKYAPRLMEYYNENPDFILPESRKNEMVNNFIKPGLQDLSVSRTTFDWGVKVPGDPKHVIYVWVDALSNYITSLGYGSDNEELFNKYWPADVHVVGKDIVRFHTIYWPIFLMALGLPLPKKIFAHGFIMMKDGKMSKSKGNVVYPEMLIERYGLDAVRYFLLRELPFGQDGVFSPESFVERVNFDLANDLGNLLNRTVSMINKYFDGVIPTYKGQVAEFDQTLEEFVNTTVTKVEENFEEMQFSAVLSDIWSLVARTNKYIDETAPWVLAKEEANTDKLASVMLHLVESLRQIAIMIEPFMPRTTPQIFAQLGIHQQDVMNWNSLKQFNKLSEGTKVVSKGTPIFPRLEVEVEVEYIKEQMSKSVATNTEKAAETKNEQPKEEKALIGIEDFTKVEIKIGQIKECKQHPKADRLLVSQIDLGTEVRQIVSGIAEHYKPEQLVGRKVLVVTNLKPVKLRGELSEGMVLAASNDGLLTLPTIMDELPNGSLVK
- the alr gene encoding alanine racemase; this translates as MQEFYRDTWAEIDLDAIAYNVKQIKRIHPTKSLFVVVKANGYGHGDVEVSKVAIEAGANCLAVSGLDEALRLRQSGIEVPILVLGMTRLKDVPLAARHNISLTAHDKMWINQLVQLPLKEKIKVHLKVDSGMHRLGLMDSDQVKECYEDLCRASMVEIEGIFTHMATADCDSEYLDYQIRQFRHLIKELDLTGVKYVHLENTATLLQKEFQFDHGIRLGLGLYGINPDEDFIPISFDLKPALKLFSNVVQVKKIKKGDKVGYGATYEASEDEWIGVVPIGYADGWIRLHQGRNVIVNGVECEIVGRVCMDQMMIRLPNPIPMGTVVTLIGEGMPVERVAREIGTISYEILCLISDRVPRVYKKDGKIIAVKKMRFE
- the rsmI gene encoding 16S rRNA (cytidine(1402)-2'-O)-methyltransferase, whose product is MEIQKSFKQEGASLYLVATPIGNLGDMTPRCIETLKSVDLIAAEDTRHTKKLCHAFEIETPLTSYHEHNKDSKGNQIIALLEEGKNIALVSDAGLPCISDPGYEIVADAIKAGYAVVPIPGANAALSALIASGLVPQPFLFYGFLNRVKSKKKKELEDLKYQPFTTIYYESPHRIKETLQVMLEILGNRRVVIARELTKQYEEFIRGTIQEILEVADELRGEMVVIVEGTTEKKEEVVWWQDLDIIEHVNYYIEQGHSPNESIKRVAKERKLAKNEVYRTFHIN
- a CDS encoding zinc dependent phospholipase C family protein encodes the protein MIANTHRLIGEFLYNQLSPTNQNHIHKEWFMYGNIKPDISQKYLRMSHYYRDNREIIFSMLNHLLTHPVSVKHFSEHLGVIIHFFCDYACVYHANDYLYEHHSLAKHIKYEVKLHRYAKIKFQKMDPVKAIPFKDVQEIQYYVSELTRGMNEVPLIRSVSQDFEDMVVLALSVMQYVITHFEFNKLLVTDYPKRSKI
- the cls gene encoding cardiolipin synthase, with the translated sequence MKRSIALITLAIITFLVYCLSFYYSSVVDSVAIATGSLVYIGLSVLSILVWLIIFIYSDSKNKLPWLFVIALFPVLGLILYIMVGNGFRETYRYHRRMKQLGDDYLSPVCDFDHSQVKTVLSDEACRLVKLNKMTAINDISFRSKTRILTNGEQKFPVLLEAIKNAQQFIFLEYYIFHSDEMGMRVVNALIDRAQAGVEVRVLIDAMGSSKRMSQSTISLMRRSGIKFAEFDPVWIPILSNKINHRNHRKILVVDGKVAITGGINIGDEYIHRSVKFGFWRDTSILIEGEAVHDFSVLFAGDWFFATGERLEDERYFYFTKCEEDGGVQVVDSGPTSAIAPIKQTIFRMIMDANQSIYMITPYLIPDFDVIMALKNAALSGIDVRIIVPGRPDKKFVYYATQSYFEALLAVGVRIYTYDGVFCHAKVVIVDGKIATVGTANLDIRSFYLNFEVNVMLYETQSIQSLLNDFNIDFSRSTEIIYQDWKNRSIKDRTLQSLAQLFSAVM
- a CDS encoding tRNA1(Val) (adenine(37)-N6)-methyltransferase, coding for MSGKEYLLKENEVLNDLLGYDGLKIIQHPEMFNFSLDSTLLGNYATLNKNAHKVVDLCTGNAPIPLFLSLRNSNIKIIGVEIQDVSHDLASRNVAVNGLENQIEIIKGDLKGINEKIGRFSYDVVTCNPPYFKVNPDSNLNKNDYLTIARHEVLATLDDVVKEASLLLKQGGRFAMVHRPDRLIDIIETFRKYKIEPKRMRLVYPRIHREANVLLIEGIKGGKAGNLRIENPLFVYENETSVNYSQEILDLFMLGKKEEASQ